One segment of Ficedula albicollis isolate OC2 chromosome 2, FicAlb1.5, whole genome shotgun sequence DNA contains the following:
- the MED10 gene encoding mediator of RNA polymerase II transcription subunit 10, whose protein sequence is MAEKFDSLEEHLEKFVENIRQLGIIVSDFQPSSQTGLNQKLNFMVTGLQDIDKCRQQLHDISVPLEVFEYIDQGRNPQLYTKECLERALAKNEQVKGKIDTMKKFKSLLIQELTKVFPEDMAKYKAIRGEDPPP, encoded by the exons ATGGCGGAGAAGTTCGACTCGCTGGAGGAGCACCTGGAGAAGTTCGTGGAGAACATCCGGCAGCTCGGCATCATCGTCAGCGacttccagcccagcagccagacGGGGCTCAATCAGAAACT GAATTTCATGGTGACGGGCTTGCAGGATATCGACAAATGCCGGCAGCAGCTTCACGATATCAGCGTGCCCTTGGAAGTTTTTGA ATACATAGATCAAGGCCGCAACCCTCAGCTTTACACTAAAGAGTGTCTGGAGCGAGCTTTGGCTAAAAATGAgcaagtgaaaggaaaaattgaCACTATGAAG aaatTTAAAAGCCTGTTAATTCAAGAACTGACAAAGGTGTTCCCAGAAGATATGGCAAAGTACAAAGCTATTAGAGGAGAAGACCCTCCTCCTTAA